Proteins co-encoded in one Acidovorax sp. 69 genomic window:
- a CDS encoding oxepin-CoA hydrolase, alternative type, whose amino-acid sequence MNDVLLQRREGAVLVLSNNNPAARNALSPAFYAALTEALAQAEADPTVGAIVLTGEGGHFCAGGDLRQLAKRRELPVEERRAKLEGLHDLIRTVRDCRKPVIAAVEGAAAGAGLSLALACDMLVAARNAVFSVAYVKVGLTPDGGATAFLAEFVSRQVLTELCLTGERISGERLHALGPVNRLAEPGEALTQALVLAAQVAAGPDLAMAHIKALCRSAYALPLDDQLEQEAQRMVQAQATEESREGIGAFLEKRPADFARLRQINATGADKQETQK is encoded by the coding sequence ATGAACGACGTCCTGCTGCAACGCCGCGAGGGCGCGGTGTTGGTGCTCTCCAACAACAACCCCGCCGCGCGCAATGCATTGTCGCCCGCGTTCTACGCGGCGTTGACTGAGGCCCTGGCGCAGGCCGAGGCCGACCCCACCGTGGGCGCCATCGTGCTCACGGGTGAAGGCGGGCACTTTTGCGCGGGCGGCGACCTGCGCCAATTGGCCAAGCGGCGCGAGCTGCCCGTGGAAGAGCGCCGCGCCAAGCTCGAAGGCTTGCACGACCTGATCCGCACCGTGCGCGACTGCCGCAAGCCGGTGATTGCGGCGGTGGAGGGCGCTGCGGCGGGTGCCGGCCTGTCGCTGGCGCTGGCTTGCGACATGCTGGTGGCCGCACGCAACGCCGTGTTCTCGGTGGCGTACGTGAAGGTGGGGCTCACGCCCGATGGCGGTGCCACCGCTTTCCTGGCCGAGTTCGTATCGCGCCAGGTGCTGACCGAGCTGTGCCTCACCGGTGAACGCATCTCGGGCGAGCGGCTGCACGCGCTGGGCCCCGTCAACCGCCTGGCAGAGCCGGGCGAGGCGCTCACCCAGGCATTGGTACTGGCTGCGCAGGTGGCCGCCGGGCCCGACCTGGCGATGGCCCACATCAAGGCTTTGTGCCGCAGCGCCTATGCGCTGCCGCTGGACGACCAGCTGGAGCAGGAGGCGCAGCGTATGGTGCAGGCACAGGCCACCGAGGAATCCCGTGAAGGCATCGGCGCGTTTCTGG
- a CDS encoding acyl-CoA dehydrogenase family protein, translating into MNFEHTEDRRMLADTLNRFVSEQYGIETRNHIAYGDTGMNPALWARFAELGAIGALFPEADGGFGGAGFDVAVVFESLGAGLVAEPFLSALLVGRALGLDGSAAQKEHITGIIDGNTVATLAHEEPGAHYALNRVTTRAVRNGDGWLLTGHKAVVLHGDQAQLLLVSARTSGAEDDPDGISLFLVPAGAAGLSRRGMGRIDGGRVAEVTLQNVQVGAEALLGTEGQGFATLEHAVGWGILAVCAEALGAMDVAKKHTLEYLQTRKQFGVPIGSFQALQHRMADLLLEVEQARSAVINAAAAMDSTDRTERERALSAAKVTMGRIGALVAEESIQLHGGIGMTWELPLSHYAKRLVMVDHQFGDEDHHLARFIALGRK; encoded by the coding sequence ATGAACTTTGAACATACCGAAGACCGCCGCATGCTGGCGGACACCCTGAACCGCTTTGTGTCCGAGCAGTACGGCATCGAGACGCGCAACCACATCGCCTATGGCGACACCGGTATGAACCCGGCGCTGTGGGCCCGCTTTGCCGAGCTGGGCGCCATTGGCGCGCTGTTCCCTGAAGCCGATGGTGGCTTTGGCGGCGCAGGCTTTGACGTGGCCGTGGTGTTCGAATCCCTGGGCGCAGGCCTGGTGGCCGAGCCCTTCTTGAGCGCACTGTTGGTAGGCCGTGCCTTGGGCCTGGATGGCAGCGCAGCGCAGAAGGAACACATCACCGGCATCATCGACGGCAACACCGTGGCCACCCTGGCGCATGAGGAGCCCGGCGCCCACTACGCATTGAACCGCGTGACCACCCGCGCAGTGCGCAACGGCGACGGCTGGCTGCTGACGGGCCACAAGGCCGTGGTGCTGCATGGCGACCAGGCCCAGCTGCTGCTGGTCAGCGCGCGCACCTCGGGCGCGGAAGATGACCCAGACGGCATCTCGCTGTTTTTGGTGCCCGCCGGTGCCGCAGGCCTGAGCCGCCGTGGCATGGGCCGCATCGACGGTGGCCGCGTGGCCGAAGTCACTTTGCAGAATGTGCAGGTGGGCGCAGAGGCCCTGCTGGGCACCGAAGGGCAAGGCTTTGCCACGCTGGAGCATGCGGTGGGCTGGGGCATTCTGGCCGTGTGCGCCGAGGCGCTGGGCGCGATGGATGTGGCCAAGAAGCACACGCTGGAATACCTGCAAACGCGCAAGCAGTTTGGCGTGCCCATTGGCAGCTTTCAGGCGCTGCAGCACCGCATGGCCGACCTGCTGCTCGAAGTGGAACAGGCCCGCTCTGCGGTCATCAACGCCGCTGCCGCCATGGACAGCACCGACCGCACCGAGCGCGAGCGCGCGCTGTCGGCCGCCAAGGTCACCATGGGCCGCATTGGCGCGCTGGTGGCCGAAGAAAGCATTCAGCTGCATGGCGGTATTGGCATGACGTGGGAGCTGCCGCTGTCGCACTACGCCAAGCGCCTGGTCATGGTGGACCACCAGTTTGGCGACGAAGACCACCACCTGGCGCGCTTCATCGCGCTGGGCAGGAAATGA
- a CDS encoding acyl-CoA dehydrogenase family protein, giving the protein MDLNFTPQEQAFRAEVQAFLKAKLPESIATKVKAGQRLTRADQDEWHAILNERGWLANHWPEAYGGPGWGAVEKFIFDTECALAGGPRIVPFGVNMLGPVLIKFGNEAQKKYWLPRILSGEDWWCQGYSEPGAGSDLASVKTTAVRVTDETGDHYIVNGQKTWTTQGQHANMIFCLVRTDREAKAQSGISFLLVDMNAPGVELRPIRTLDGDKEVNEVFFTDVKVPVENLVGEENKGWTYAKYLLTYERTGIAGVGFCIAALAKLQVIAAKVVKNGKPLDQDPLFAARMAQVEIDLENMKTTNLRVIAAVAGGGVPGAESSMLKIRGTEIRQEILSLIRRAMGPYALPFIEEAQYEGFADEPVGPKEAATAAANYFNYRKLSIFGGSNEIQKNIISKMILGL; this is encoded by the coding sequence ATGGACCTGAATTTCACCCCCCAAGAACAAGCCTTCCGCGCCGAGGTGCAGGCTTTCCTGAAAGCCAAGCTGCCCGAAAGCATTGCCACCAAGGTCAAGGCCGGGCAGCGCCTGACACGGGCCGACCAGGACGAGTGGCACGCCATCTTGAACGAGCGCGGCTGGCTGGCCAACCACTGGCCCGAGGCCTATGGCGGCCCGGGCTGGGGCGCGGTGGAGAAGTTCATTTTCGACACCGAATGCGCACTGGCTGGCGGCCCGCGCATCGTGCCCTTTGGCGTGAACATGCTGGGCCCGGTGCTCATCAAGTTTGGCAACGAGGCGCAGAAGAAGTACTGGCTGCCGCGCATCTTGAGCGGCGAGGACTGGTGGTGCCAGGGCTACTCCGAGCCCGGCGCGGGCTCGGACCTGGCTTCAGTGAAGACCACGGCGGTGCGAGTCACGGACGAAACAGGTGACCACTACATCGTCAACGGCCAGAAGACCTGGACCACCCAGGGACAGCACGCCAACATGATCTTCTGCCTGGTGCGGACCGACCGTGAGGCCAAGGCGCAGTCGGGCATCAGCTTCTTGCTGGTGGACATGAACGCGCCCGGCGTGGAGCTGCGCCCCATCCGCACGCTCGATGGCGACAAGGAAGTCAACGAGGTGTTCTTTACCGATGTGAAGGTGCCGGTGGAAAACCTGGTGGGCGAGGAAAACAAGGGCTGGACCTACGCCAAGTACCTGCTGACCTACGAGCGCACCGGCATTGCAGGCGTGGGCTTTTGCATTGCAGCGCTGGCCAAGCTCCAGGTGATTGCCGCCAAGGTGGTGAAGAACGGCAAGCCGCTAGACCAGGACCCGTTGTTTGCCGCCCGTATGGCCCAGGTCGAGATTGACCTGGAGAACATGAAGACCACCAACCTGCGCGTGATTGCCGCCGTGGCGGGTGGCGGAGTGCCGGGGGCTGAAAGCTCGATGCTCAAGATTCGCGGCACCGAGATCCGCCAGGAAATTTTGTCGCTTATCCGCCGCGCCATGGGCCCGTATGCGCTGCCCTTCATCGAAGAAGCCCAGTACGAAGGCTTTGCCGACGAACCAGTGGGGCCCAAGGAGGCGGCCACGGCGGCGGCCAACTACTTCAACTACCGCAAGCTGTCGATCTTCGGCGGCTCCAATGAAATCCAGAAGAACATCATTTCAAAAATGATCCTTGGTTTGTAG
- a CDS encoding acetyl-CoA C-acyltransferase: MREAVIVSTARTPLTKSHRGEFNATPGPQLAAFSVKAAVERSGIDPALIEDLVMGCGYPEGITGKNIGRQTALRAGLPLSVAGMVASRFCASGLQSVAIAAGRIVAEGVPAMVAGGVESISAIRAGQPGDVDPWLQEHKPDLFMAMIDTADIVAHRYGISREDQDAFSLQSQQRTAAAQQSGVFADEIVPCATRMMEKNKETGEVTYREVTATQDNCNRASTTLEGLAKLEPVKGPGQFVTAGNASQLSDGSSACVLMEAKEAERLGLQPLGAFRGFAVAGCEPDEMGIGPVFAVPKLLARHGLTVQDIDLWEMNEAFASQALYCQRRLGIPTERLNVNGGAIAIGHPFGMTGARLVGHLLLEGRRRKAKYGVVTMCIAGGMGAAGLFEIY, from the coding sequence ATGCGTGAAGCCGTCATCGTTTCCACCGCCCGCACCCCGCTGACCAAGTCGCACCGGGGCGAGTTCAACGCCACGCCCGGTCCGCAGCTGGCGGCCTTTTCCGTCAAGGCGGCCGTGGAGCGCTCGGGCATCGACCCCGCGTTGATCGAAGACCTGGTGATGGGCTGCGGCTACCCCGAAGGCATCACCGGCAAGAACATCGGCCGCCAGACGGCGCTGCGCGCGGGCTTGCCGCTGTCGGTGGCAGGCATGGTGGCCAGCCGCTTTTGCGCGTCGGGTTTGCAGTCGGTGGCGATTGCCGCCGGCCGCATCGTGGCCGAAGGGGTGCCCGCCATGGTCGCAGGCGGGGTCGAGAGTATCTCGGCCATCCGTGCTGGCCAGCCGGGTGACGTGGACCCCTGGCTGCAGGAACACAAACCCGACCTGTTCATGGCCATGATCGACACCGCCGACATCGTGGCCCACCGCTACGGCATCAGCCGCGAAGACCAGGACGCCTTCTCGCTGCAAAGCCAGCAGCGCACCGCCGCCGCACAGCAGAGCGGCGTGTTTGCCGACGAGATCGTGCCCTGCGCCACGCGCATGATGGAAAAGAACAAGGAAACCGGCGAGGTCACCTACCGCGAAGTGACGGCCACGCAAGACAACTGCAACCGCGCCAGCACCACGCTCGAAGGCCTGGCCAAGCTGGAGCCCGTGAAGGGCCCAGGCCAGTTCGTCACGGCGGGCAATGCCTCGCAGCTGTCCGACGGCTCCAGCGCCTGCGTGCTCATGGAAGCCAAAGAGGCCGAGCGCCTTGGCCTGCAGCCGCTGGGCGCGTTTCGGGGCTTTGCGGTGGCCGGTTGCGAGCCCGACGAGATGGGTATTGGCCCCGTATTTGCCGTGCCCAAGCTGCTGGCACGCCACGGCCTCACGGTGCAGGACATTGATCTGTGGGAGATGAATGAAGCCTTTGCCTCGCAGGCGCTGTATTGCCAGCGCCGACTGGGCATTCCGACCGAGCGGCTGAACGTGAACGGCGGAGCGATTGCCATCGGTCACCCCTTCGGTATGACGGGCGCGCGCCTGGTGGGCCACCTGCTGCTCGAAGGCCGCCGCCGCAAGGCCAAGTACGGCGTGGTGACGATGTGCATCGCAGGCGGCATGGGCGCGGCAGGTCTCTTCGAGATTTATTGA
- a CDS encoding 3-hydroxyacyl-CoA dehydrogenase NAD-binding domain-containing protein has translation MGAAIPASSVVTAALRGDVLVVTIDNPPVNALGAAVRQGLLAAMEQAQADAAVAAVLLVGAGKAFIAGADIREFGQPPVSPLLPQVCRAIEDSDKPVVAVLHGAALGGGLEVALSAHYRLALPAATLGLPEVNLGLLPGSGGTQRAPRLMGVQAATTLMLSGQPLKAQAALQAGLVDKLVDGTDPLAAGLAYVRELLAAQAPVRRTRDLVIAEPQAALVWLGEQKAETAKKSRGLFSPLKIIECVQAALQLPFDEGMQRERALFMECIDSPQRAGLIHAFFAEREVVKVPEARATQPRPVARIAVIGGGTMGAGIAVAALDAGLPVTMIERDAESIARGRANVEKVYNALVAKGRMTDAAQAAVMARYTGSTDYADIAQVDLVIEAVFEDIEVKKAVFRELDRVCKPGAVLATNTSYLDIDAIAAATSRPQDVVGLHFFSPANIMKLLEIVVPAQVAPDVVATAFELAKKLKKVPVRAGVCDGFIGNRILAVYKQAADYLLEDGASPYDIDAAVRGFGFAMGPFQVTDLAGGDIGWATRKRRAATRDPKARYVEIADRICERGWFGQKTGRGFYRYPDGARVGQPDPEVLAIVDAERAKKGVMPRSFSADEIMRRYMAAMVNEGANVVHEGIALRPLDVDVTFVAGYGFPRHRGGPMKWADMAGLDKVLADIREFAKEDPLFWKPSPLLEQLVAEGRNFDSLNKGA, from the coding sequence ATGGGCGCTGCCATCCCCGCTTCTTCCGTTGTGACTGCTGCGCTTCGTGGCGATGTGCTGGTCGTCACCATCGACAACCCACCCGTCAACGCCTTGGGTGCCGCGGTTCGCCAGGGCCTTCTGGCCGCCATGGAGCAGGCACAGGCCGACGCTGCCGTGGCCGCCGTGCTGCTGGTGGGCGCCGGCAAGGCTTTCATTGCGGGGGCCGACATCCGTGAGTTTGGCCAGCCGCCCGTCTCCCCGCTGCTGCCCCAGGTCTGCCGCGCCATCGAAGACTCGGACAAGCCCGTGGTGGCCGTGCTGCACGGTGCAGCCCTGGGCGGTGGTCTGGAAGTGGCGCTGTCGGCCCACTACCGCCTGGCATTGCCTGCCGCCACGCTCGGCCTGCCCGAGGTGAACCTGGGCCTGCTGCCCGGCTCCGGTGGCACGCAGCGCGCACCGCGCCTGATGGGCGTGCAGGCCGCCACCACCCTGATGCTCAGCGGCCAGCCCCTGAAGGCGCAAGCCGCACTGCAGGCGGGCCTGGTCGACAAGCTGGTGGACGGCACCGACCCACTGGCCGCAGGCCTGGCCTATGTGCGTGAACTGTTGGCCGCCCAGGCCCCCGTGCGCCGCACCCGCGACTTGGTGATTGCTGAGCCGCAGGCCGCGCTGGTCTGGCTGGGAGAACAAAAGGCCGAGACCGCCAAGAAATCGCGCGGCCTGTTCTCGCCGCTCAAGATCATCGAATGCGTGCAGGCGGCGTTGCAGCTGCCCTTTGATGAAGGCATGCAGCGCGAACGCGCCCTGTTCATGGAATGCATCGACAGCCCGCAGCGCGCCGGGCTCATCCACGCCTTTTTTGCCGAACGCGAGGTCGTCAAGGTGCCAGAGGCGCGGGCTACGCAGCCACGCCCTGTCGCCCGCATTGCCGTCATCGGTGGCGGCACCATGGGCGCGGGCATTGCGGTGGCGGCGCTGGATGCGGGCCTGCCGGTGACCATGATCGAGCGCGATGCCGAATCCATTGCCCGGGGCCGCGCCAATGTCGAGAAGGTCTACAACGCCCTGGTAGCCAAGGGCCGCATGACCGACGCTGCCCAGGCCGCCGTGATGGCGCGCTACACCGGCAGCACCGACTACGCCGACATCGCCCAGGTGGACCTCGTGATCGAAGCCGTGTTTGAAGACATCGAAGTGAAGAAGGCCGTGTTCCGCGAGCTGGACCGCGTGTGCAAGCCCGGTGCGGTGCTGGCCACCAACACGTCTTACCTCGACATCGACGCCATTGCCGCCGCCACAAGCCGCCCGCAGGACGTGGTGGGCCTGCACTTCTTCAGCCCCGCCAACATCATGAAGCTGCTGGAGATCGTGGTGCCCGCCCAGGTGGCGCCCGACGTGGTGGCCACGGCGTTCGAGCTGGCCAAGAAGCTGAAAAAGGTGCCCGTGCGCGCCGGTGTGTGCGACGGTTTCATTGGCAACCGCATTCTGGCCGTGTACAAGCAGGCGGCCGACTACCTGCTCGAAGACGGCGCCAGCCCGTACGACATCGACGCTGCCGTGCGCGGCTTTGGCTTTGCCATGGGCCCCTTCCAGGTGACCGACCTGGCCGGTGGCGACATTGGCTGGGCCACCCGCAAACGCCGCGCCGCCACGCGCGACCCGAAGGCCCGCTATGTGGAAATTGCCGACCGCATCTGCGAGCGCGGCTGGTTTGGCCAGAAGACGGGGCGGGGCTTTTATCGGTACCCCGATGGCGCCCGCGTGGGCCAGCCGGACCCGGAAGTGCTGGCCATTGTGGACGCCGAGCGTGCCAAAAAAGGCGTCATGCCCCGCAGCTTCAGCGCCGACGAGATCATGCGCCGCTACATGGCCGCCATGGTCAACGAAGGGGCCAATGTGGTGCACGAGGGCATTGCCCTGCGCCCGCTGGATGTGGATGTGACCTTTGTGGCGGGCTATGGCTTTCCGCGCCACCGTGGTGGCCCCATGAAATGGGCCGACATGGCGGGCCTAGACAAGGTGCTGGCCGACATCCGCGAATTCGCGAAGGAAGACCCGCTGTTCTGGAAGCCCTCGCCGCTGCTGGAGCAACTGGTGGCTGAGGGCCGCAATTTCGACAGCCTGAACAAGGGCGCATGA
- a CDS encoding LysR family transcriptional regulator, which translates to MELTSLTVLVDILDAGNLSQAARNLKMTRANVSYHLHQLEKSVGVQLVRRTTRRVEPTEVGLRLYAHGRAIQNEMLAARETITTLGQGLQGRVGLSVPSGYGQMVMSDWLIDFKRLYPGIVLDVRFENRVDDLIRDEVDIAIRVMPEPPPTLVARDLGSVRYIACASREYAKAQGLPQSFEALRAAPVITSGVVGKQLRLRGYRGDERQEVLLEPTIISEHFPFLRQGILAGLGVGLVPDYVVQDAVTSGEVLTTLDDWRLSIFGTQMFMLYMPNRHQTRAVRTCIDYLLGRALPAAEPTVTAES; encoded by the coding sequence ATGGAACTGACCTCCCTGACCGTGCTGGTCGACATCCTCGATGCAGGCAACCTCAGCCAGGCGGCGCGCAACCTGAAGATGACGCGCGCCAACGTCAGCTACCACCTGCACCAGCTGGAAAAATCGGTGGGTGTGCAGCTGGTGCGCCGCACCACGCGCCGGGTGGAGCCCACCGAGGTGGGCCTGCGGCTGTACGCACATGGCCGCGCCATCCAGAACGAGATGCTGGCCGCGCGCGAAACCATCACCACATTGGGCCAAGGCCTTCAGGGGCGGGTGGGCCTGAGCGTTCCCAGCGGCTACGGGCAAATGGTCATGTCCGACTGGTTGATCGACTTCAAGCGGCTGTACCCCGGCATCGTGCTCGATGTGCGCTTTGAAAACCGGGTGGACGATTTGATCCGCGATGAGGTGGACATCGCCATCCGCGTGATGCCAGAGCCCCCGCCCACGCTGGTGGCACGCGACCTGGGCAGCGTGCGATACATCGCCTGTGCCTCTCGGGAGTACGCCAAAGCGCAGGGGCTTCCCCAAAGCTTCGAAGCGCTGAGGGCCGCGCCGGTGATCACCTCAGGCGTGGTGGGCAAACAATTGCGCCTGCGCGGCTACCGGGGCGACGAGCGCCAGGAGGTGCTGCTAGAGCCCACCATCATCTCCGAGCACTTTCCGTTTTTGCGCCAGGGCATCCTGGCCGGTCTGGGTGTGGGGCTGGTGCCTGACTATGTGGTGCAGGACGCCGTGACCAGCGGCGAAGTGCTGACCACGTTGGATGACTGGCGGCTGAGCATTTTTGGCACCCAGATGTTCATGCTCTACATGCCCAACCGCCACCAGACACGGGCGGTGCGCACCTGCATTGATTACTTGCTGGGGCGGGCGTTACCCGCCGCCGAGCCCACAGTGACCGCAGAGTCCTGA
- a CDS encoding ABC transporter ATP-binding protein, whose product MSTAANTSTAATVKSKALVQAHDLAKTFDVSAPWLNRVLERKPRTLLHAVDGVSFEIEKGKTLALVGESGCGKSTVARLLVGLYEPTRGGLTFDNQDAHAAFKGKDAQAMRRRIQMIFQDPYASLNPRWLVEDIIGEPLKEHGLITDKAELKQRVGELLQSVGLSPLDMVKYPHQFSGGQRQRISIARALATEPEFLVCDEPTSALDVSVQAQVLNIMKDLQRERQLTYLFISHNLAVVRHVSDQVGVMYLGRLVELADKHTLFDTPRHPYTRMLLDAIPKMHDTGKARTPVQGEVPNPLNPPPGCAFNPRCPHVNDRCRSERPQLKSIGGIRIACHAVEEGRI is encoded by the coding sequence ATGAGCACCGCCGCCAACACCTCAACCGCTGCCACCGTCAAAAGCAAAGCCCTGGTGCAGGCGCACGACCTGGCCAAGACTTTTGACGTGTCCGCACCCTGGCTCAACCGCGTGCTGGAGCGCAAGCCCCGTACGTTGCTGCATGCTGTGGACGGCGTCAGCTTCGAGATCGAAAAAGGCAAAACCTTGGCCCTGGTGGGCGAGTCTGGCTGCGGCAAAAGCACCGTGGCCCGCCTGCTGGTGGGGCTGTACGAGCCCACACGCGGCGGCCTCACGTTTGACAACCAGGATGCACACGCTGCCTTCAAGGGCAAGGATGCGCAGGCCATGCGCCGCCGCATCCAGATGATCTTCCAGGACCCCTACGCGAGTTTGAACCCGCGCTGGCTGGTCGAAGACATCATCGGCGAGCCGCTCAAGGAACACGGCCTCATCACCGACAAGGCCGAGCTGAAACAGCGTGTGGGTGAGCTGCTCCAATCCGTAGGCCTGTCGCCGCTCGACATGGTCAAGTACCCGCACCAGTTCTCGGGCGGGCAGCGCCAGCGCATTTCCATCGCCCGTGCTCTGGCCACCGAGCCCGAGTTTCTGGTGTGCGACGAGCCCACTTCGGCGCTCGACGTGTCGGTACAGGCGCAAGTGCTCAACATCATGAAGGACCTGCAGCGCGAGCGGCAGCTGACCTACCTGTTCATCAGCCACAACCTAGCCGTGGTGCGCCACGTGAGCGACCAGGTGGGCGTGATGTACCTGGGCCGCCTGGTGGAGCTGGCCGACAAACACACGCTGTTTGACACCCCGCGCCACCCCTACACGCGCATGCTGCTCGATGCCATCCCCAAGATGCACGACACCGGCAAGGCGCGCACTCCGGTGCAGGGCGAGGTGCCTAACCCATTGAACCCACCGCCCGGTTGCGCGTTCAACCCGCGCTGCCCGCATGTGAACGACCGCTGCCGCTCAGAGCGCCCCCAGCTCAAGAGCATTGGCGGCATCCGCATTGCGTGCCACGCGGTGGAGGAGGGGCGTATCTGA
- a CDS encoding ABC transporter ATP-binding protein — translation MSLLEVKNLVVEFPSRRGTLRALDDISFSIAPGEILGVVGESGAGKSLTGAAIIGLLEPPGRVASGQILLEGKRIDNLNNEEMRHIRGRHIGAIFQDPLTSLNPLYTVGRQLTETILAHLPVTPAEARQRAIALLQDTGIPAAAERIDHYPHQFSGGMRQRVVIALALAAEPKLIVADEPTTALDVSIQAQIITLLKNICKSRGAAVMLITHDMGVIAETCDRVAVLYAGRVAEIGPVHVVINKPAHPYTAGLMASIPDMEQDRERLNQIDGAMPRLNAIPKGCAYNPRCPKTFDRCMTDRPDLMDAGPTRAACWLHAGATTKAEVIA, via the coding sequence ATGAGTCTCCTAGAAGTCAAAAACCTCGTTGTCGAATTCCCGAGCCGTCGCGGCACCCTGCGCGCCCTGGACGACATTTCCTTCTCTATCGCACCCGGCGAGATCCTGGGTGTGGTGGGGGAGTCCGGTGCGGGCAAGTCGCTCACCGGTGCCGCCATCATCGGCCTGCTGGAGCCACCGGGCCGCGTGGCGTCTGGCCAGATCCTGCTGGAAGGCAAACGCATCGACAACCTCAACAACGAGGAAATGCGTCATATCCGCGGCCGCCACATCGGCGCGATCTTTCAAGACCCGCTGACATCGCTGAACCCGCTGTACACGGTGGGCCGTCAGCTTACCGAGACCATCCTGGCCCACCTGCCGGTCACGCCCGCCGAGGCGCGCCAGCGTGCCATCGCGTTGTTGCAGGACACCGGCATTCCCGCTGCGGCAGAGCGCATTGACCACTACCCGCACCAGTTCTCTGGCGGCATGCGCCAGCGCGTGGTGATTGCTTTGGCCTTGGCGGCTGAGCCCAAGCTCATCGTGGCCGACGAGCCCACCACCGCGCTGGATGTGTCTATTCAGGCGCAGATCATCACGCTGCTCAAGAACATCTGCAAATCGCGTGGTGCGGCCGTCATGCTCATCACCCATGACATGGGTGTGATCGCCGAAACCTGCGACCGGGTGGCTGTGTTGTATGCCGGCCGTGTGGCCGAAATCGGCCCGGTGCACGTTGTGATCAACAAGCCGGCCCACCCCTATACCGCAGGGCTGATGGCTTCCATCCCCGACATGGAGCAGGACCGCGAGCGCCTGAACCAGATCGACGGAGCCATGCCCCGCCTGAATGCCATCCCCAAGGGCTGCGCCTACAACCCGCGTTGCCCCAAGACCTTTGACCGTTGCATGACCGACCGCCCTGACCTGATGGACGCAGGCCCCACCCGGGCCGCCTGCTGGCTGCACGCTGGTGCCACGACAAAAGCCGAGGTGATCGCATGA
- a CDS encoding ABC transporter permease has protein sequence MKTTLARWLDSDVGYSFRTSPMAMVAAAIALICLFCSVFAGWVAPHNPFDLTTLELSDARLPPAWSELGSLKYPLGTDDQGRDILSAVIYGARISLVVGIASVVLSVVVGVAFGLLAGFRGGWVDAVLMRLCDVMLSFPAILVALLIAGVGRALFPNAHESLAFGVLIISISLTGWVQYARTVRGSTLVERNKEYVQAARVTGVSPLRIMRKHVLPNVMGPVLVLATIQVATAIITEATLSFLGVGAPPTSPSLGTLIRIGNDYLFSGEWWITVFPGAMLVLIALSVNLLGDWLRDALNPRLR, from the coding sequence ATGAAAACTACCCTTGCCCGCTGGCTCGACAGCGATGTTGGCTACAGCTTTCGCACGTCCCCGATGGCGATGGTCGCCGCCGCGATTGCGCTGATCTGCCTGTTCTGTTCGGTATTTGCCGGATGGGTCGCCCCCCACAACCCGTTTGATCTGACCACGCTGGAGCTGAGCGATGCGCGGTTGCCACCCGCCTGGAGTGAACTGGGCTCTCTGAAATACCCCTTGGGCACTGACGACCAGGGCCGCGACATCCTTTCTGCTGTGATCTACGGCGCACGCATTTCGCTGGTAGTGGGCATCGCGTCGGTGGTGCTCTCGGTGGTGGTGGGCGTGGCCTTTGGCCTGCTGGCGGGTTTTCGCGGCGGCTGGGTTGATGCCGTGCTCATGCGCCTGTGCGACGTGATGCTGTCCTTCCCTGCCATCCTGGTTGCCCTGCTGATTGCGGGTGTCGGCCGTGCGCTGTTCCCCAATGCGCATGAGTCCCTGGCCTTTGGCGTGCTGATCATCTCCATCTCGCTCACTGGCTGGGTACAGTACGCGCGCACCGTGCGCGGCTCTACGCTGGTGGAACGCAACAAGGAATACGTCCAGGCTGCCCGCGTGACGGGTGTCTCGCCGCTGCGCATCATGCGCAAGCATGTGCTGCCCAATGTCATGGGCCCGGTGCTCGTGCTGGCCACTATCCAGGTGGCCACGGCCATCATTACCGAGGCCACGTTGTCCTTCCTGGGCGTCGGGGCCCCGCCCACGTCGCCTTCGCTGGGCACGCTGATCCGCATTGGTAACGATTACCTGTTCTCGGGCGAATGGTGGATCACCGTGTTCCCCGGCGCCATGCTGGTGCTGATTGCCCTGTCGGTGAACCTGCTGGGTGACTGGCTGCGTGATGCCCTCAATCCACGCCTGCGTTGA